One Actinospica robiniae DSM 44927 genomic region harbors:
- a CDS encoding SDR family NAD(P)-dependent oxidoreductase, which yields MAQMITVVTGGSRGIGAAICRRLAAEGHDLVIGYRHDAAAAELVAADVRQAGRACACVQVDTADATSVDRLFDAAAAELGPVTGLVNNAGVSGPNGTLAEADPAGLHDALAVNVLGYLLCARRAIRDMSGAGRGGAIVNISSAAATLGSPGQYVHYAAAKAAVDAMTVGLAKEVAADGIRVNCVAPGVVWTEFHEDPQRPAWMAPNIPLGRAGRPEEIAGAVAWLLSPDASFAAGAVLRVSGGM from the coding sequence ATGGCGCAAATGATCACGGTCGTCACCGGAGGCAGTCGCGGAATCGGGGCGGCGATCTGCCGCAGGCTCGCGGCCGAGGGGCACGACTTGGTGATCGGCTACCGGCATGACGCCGCAGCCGCCGAGCTCGTCGCCGCCGACGTGCGGCAGGCCGGGCGTGCGTGTGCGTGCGTGCAGGTGGACACTGCTGACGCCACGTCAGTGGACCGGCTCTTCGACGCCGCCGCGGCCGAGCTCGGGCCGGTGACCGGCCTGGTCAACAACGCAGGGGTCAGCGGGCCGAACGGGACGCTCGCCGAGGCGGATCCGGCCGGCCTGCACGATGCGCTGGCCGTCAACGTGCTCGGGTACCTGCTGTGCGCGCGCCGCGCCATCCGCGACATGTCGGGCGCGGGCCGTGGCGGCGCGATCGTGAACATCTCCTCGGCGGCCGCGACCCTCGGCAGCCCCGGCCAATACGTGCACTACGCCGCCGCGAAGGCCGCCGTGGACGCGATGACGGTGGGGCTGGCCAAGGAGGTCGCCGCGGACGGGATCCGGGTCAACTGCGTCGCGCCCGGCGTGGTCTGGACCGAGTTCCATGAAGATCCGCAGCGCCCGGCCTGGATGGCGCCGAACATCCCGCTGGGCCGCGCCGGCCGGCCGGAGGAGATCGCGGGTGCGGTCGCCTGGCTGCTCTCGCCCGACGCGTCCTTCGCCGCCGGCGCGGTGCTGCGCGTGTCCGGCGGCATGTGA